A stretch of the Mesorhizobium sp. Pch-S genome encodes the following:
- a CDS encoding bifunctional salicylyl-CoA 5-hydroxylase/oxidoreductase, with amino-acid sequence MKIVCIGGGPAGLYFALLMKKQHPEHQVTVVERNRPYDTFGWGVVFSDATMQSMRKWDPETAATIEDAFNHWDDIELVFKGRKIRTTGHGFVGIGRKKMLNILQDRCIELGVEMVFEREVTGDEEFPDADLIISSDGVNSRIRNKYADVFQPDMVMRPNRFIWLGTSKAFDAFTFDFQRTEHGWFQAHIYRFDDNTSTFIVETTDEVFQAHGIDKMDQDQSIAFCEKLFAETLDGHSLMTNARHLRGSAWLNFGRLICGKWSHFNGNSHVVLMGDSAHTAHFAIGSGTKLAIDDAIELTNQFNIAGHDAKNIPAVLEAYEEVRRVDVARIQNAARNAMEWFEVVGTRYADTLEPEQFMYSMLTRSQRISHENLRLRDKDWLEGYERWFAERAGAPAQPNGRPIPPMFTPYRARGLTLHNRVIVSPMAMYSAKDGMPNDFHLVHLGSRAMGGASLVFPEMICVSPDARITPGCLGLWNEEQKEGYRRLVDFVHNDTPAKIGIQLGHAGRKGATKVAWEGTDQPVEQGGWPLISASAIPYLPHSDVPRAATKEDLERIKADFVQATKWADEVGFDILELHCAHGYLLSAFLSPLTNLRDDEYGGDHAARARYPLEVFHAIRAVWPEDKPISVRLSTNDWYEGGNTPEDAAIFAAMFKEAGADLIDCSSGQVVKQEKQVFGRMWQTPFSDKIRNEVQVPTIAVGAISEADHANSVIAAGRADLCAIARPHLADPSFVMHEAAKVGYSGQVWPKQYYASRQQYEANLARAAAEASGRK; translated from the coding sequence ATGAAGATCGTGTGTATCGGTGGCGGACCGGCCGGGCTCTATTTTGCCCTGCTGATGAAGAAGCAGCACCCCGAACATCAGGTCACCGTGGTCGAGCGCAACCGCCCTTACGACACCTTCGGCTGGGGTGTGGTGTTCTCCGACGCCACCATGCAGTCGATGCGCAAGTGGGATCCGGAAACCGCTGCAACCATCGAGGATGCCTTCAACCATTGGGACGACATCGAGCTGGTATTCAAGGGTCGCAAGATCCGCACCACCGGCCATGGCTTCGTCGGCATTGGCCGCAAGAAGATGCTGAACATCCTGCAGGATCGCTGCATCGAACTCGGCGTCGAGATGGTTTTCGAGCGCGAGGTTACGGGCGACGAGGAATTCCCCGACGCCGATCTCATCATCTCTTCGGATGGCGTCAATTCGCGCATTCGCAATAAATATGCCGACGTCTTCCAGCCGGACATGGTGATGCGGCCGAACCGCTTCATCTGGCTCGGCACCAGCAAGGCTTTCGATGCCTTCACCTTCGATTTCCAGCGTACCGAGCATGGCTGGTTCCAGGCTCATATCTACCGTTTCGACGACAACACCTCGACCTTCATCGTCGAGACCACCGACGAGGTGTTCCAGGCGCATGGCATCGACAAGATGGACCAGGACCAGTCGATCGCCTTCTGCGAGAAGCTGTTTGCAGAAACGCTGGATGGCCACAGCCTGATGACCAACGCGCGCCATCTGCGCGGCTCGGCCTGGCTGAATTTCGGTCGCCTGATCTGCGGCAAGTGGAGCCATTTCAACGGCAACAGCCATGTCGTGCTGATGGGCGACAGTGCCCACACAGCGCATTTCGCCATCGGTTCAGGTACCAAGCTTGCCATCGATGACGCGATCGAACTGACCAACCAGTTCAACATCGCGGGGCACGACGCCAAGAACATTCCAGCCGTGCTCGAGGCCTATGAAGAAGTACGCCGCGTCGATGTTGCGCGCATCCAGAACGCGGCCCGCAACGCCATGGAATGGTTCGAGGTGGTCGGTACGCGTTACGCCGACACGCTGGAACCGGAACAGTTCATGTATTCCATGCTGACGCGCTCGCAGCGCATCAGCCATGAGAATTTGCGCCTGCGCGACAAGGATTGGCTGGAGGGCTACGAGCGCTGGTTCGCCGAGCGCGCCGGCGCGCCGGCCCAGCCGAACGGCCGCCCGATCCCGCCGATGTTCACGCCTTACAGGGCGCGCGGACTGACCTTGCACAACCGCGTCATCGTCTCGCCGATGGCGATGTATTCGGCCAAGGACGGTATGCCGAACGATTTCCATCTGGTCCATCTCGGCTCGCGCGCCATGGGTGGCGCTTCGCTGGTGTTTCCGGAAATGATCTGCGTGTCGCCGGACGCGCGCATCACGCCGGGCTGTCTTGGCCTGTGGAACGAGGAACAGAAGGAAGGCTATCGCCGCCTCGTCGATTTCGTGCACAACGACACGCCGGCCAAGATCGGCATCCAGCTCGGTCATGCCGGTCGCAAGGGTGCCACGAAGGTCGCTTGGGAGGGTACCGACCAGCCGGTGGAGCAGGGTGGTTGGCCGCTGATCTCGGCTTCCGCCATCCCCTACCTGCCGCATTCGGACGTGCCGCGCGCTGCCACGAAAGAAGATCTGGAGCGGATCAAGGCGGATTTCGTGCAGGCCACGAAATGGGCTGACGAAGTCGGCTTCGACATTCTCGAACTGCACTGCGCCCACGGCTATCTGCTCTCCGCCTTCCTGTCGCCGCTGACCAATCTGCGCGACGACGAATATGGCGGCGACCATGCTGCGCGCGCCAGATATCCGCTCGAGGTCTTCCACGCCATCCGTGCCGTCTGGCCCGAGGACAAGCCGATCTCGGTCCGCCTCTCGACCAATGACTGGTACGAAGGCGGCAACACGCCGGAAGACGCCGCCATCTTCGCGGCCATGTTCAAGGAAGCTGGCGCCGACCTCATCGACTGTTCGTCGGGGCAGGTGGTGAAGCAGGAGAAGCAGGTGTTCGGTCGCATGTGGCAGACGCCTTTCTCCGACAAGATCCGCAACGAGGTACAGGTGCCGACCATCGCCGTCGGTGCGATCTCGGAGGCTGACCACGCCAATTCGGTGATCGCGGCCGGCCGCGCCGATCTCTGCGCCATTGCCCGTCCGCATCTGGCCGACCCGTCCTTCGTCATGCACGAAGCCGCCAAAGTCGGTTATTCCGGCCAGGTCTGGCCGAAGCAGTATTATGCGAGCCGGCAGCAATATGAGGCCAACCTGGCCCGCGCGGCGGCCGAAGCGTCGGGGCGCAAATGA
- a CDS encoding GntR family transcriptional regulator: protein MRDEEPSTKTEAAYWRLRRDILTTRLEPGTPLKLGALNQIYGFGWTPLREALSRLEAEKLVTAVSNRGFAVAPVSRAELEDLIRAREVVELPLLEESIRKGGAEWESAVVTAHYRLSRCKFSPEDPSEAAIEEWDERHAAFHAALVSAASSAWLLRFQAMVYDQLRRHQHYLSLAPMLRAARGRGGNFEKAVAALHDAMGIDHHTELMDAAFDRDIERARTLMTEHISFTLQAFVTFEGVDAGEAA, encoded by the coding sequence ATGCGGGATGAGGAGCCCTCGACCAAGACGGAAGCGGCCTACTGGCGGCTGCGGCGGGACATTCTGACCACGCGGCTGGAGCCGGGCACGCCGCTGAAACTTGGTGCATTGAACCAGATCTACGGCTTCGGCTGGACGCCGTTGCGCGAGGCATTGTCACGGCTGGAGGCGGAAAAACTGGTCACGGCGGTGAGCAACCGTGGCTTCGCGGTTGCGCCGGTTTCGCGCGCGGAACTGGAGGACCTCATCCGGGCCCGCGAAGTGGTCGAGCTGCCGCTTTTGGAGGAGTCCATCCGCAAGGGCGGGGCCGAGTGGGAATCCGCCGTGGTGACGGCGCACTACCGGCTGTCGCGTTGCAAGTTCTCGCCTGAAGATCCGTCCGAAGCCGCGATCGAGGAGTGGGACGAACGCCACGCCGCCTTCCATGCGGCGCTTGTCAGTGCCGCGAGTTCCGCCTGGCTGCTGCGCTTCCAGGCGATGGTCTACGACCAGCTTCGCCGCCACCAGCATTACCTGAGCCTGGCGCCGATGCTGCGCGCCGCGCGTGGCCGCGGCGGCAATTTCGAGAAGGCGGTTGCGGCGCTGCATGACGCGATGGGCATCGACCACCACACCGAGCTGATGGACGCGGCCTTCGATCGCGATATCGAACGCGCTCGCACGCTGATGACGGAGCACATTTCCTTCACCCTGCAGGCCTTCGTCACTTTTGAAGGTGTCGATGCCGGCGAGGCCGCCTAG
- a CDS encoding ABC transporter substrate-binding protein: MISSKAGWLSGIVLAGSLIASVVSAAADPIRIGIANFGEHPQLNASIAGFKKGLAESGFVEGKDVVFTESHTNFDATLVPQMIEKLKAENPKLIYTVTTPVSQIAKQQLAGSGINIVFTAVTDPVAAKLVPSWEAGDTGITGSSDLQDVAAVMEFTKKLLPEAKRFGVPYNPGEANDVAVLEKIKEAAPKAGFEVVAVGVDNVNDIQQRIASLKGKADVIYTPASNLLQPAIAAVSAAARQAGIPIVNSDDGAVRKGVVPASFAVNYDQVGLAAGKIAAEILKGKDPKEIAPFRPAYADHSPLISKKVAADFGLKIPAALDDCKCFAD; this comes from the coding sequence ATGATTTCGTCTAAGGCCGGATGGCTGTCCGGAATAGTACTTGCAGGTTCGCTGATCGCCAGCGTGGTCAGCGCCGCCGCAGATCCGATCCGTATCGGCATCGCCAATTTCGGCGAACATCCGCAGCTCAACGCCTCGATCGCCGGCTTCAAGAAAGGCTTGGCCGAAAGCGGCTTCGTCGAAGGCAAGGATGTGGTCTTCACCGAAAGCCACACCAATTTCGACGCCACGCTGGTTCCGCAGATGATCGAGAAGCTGAAGGCCGAAAACCCGAAGCTGATTTACACCGTGACCACCCCGGTCTCGCAGATCGCCAAGCAGCAGCTCGCCGGCAGCGGCATCAACATCGTCTTCACCGCCGTGACCGACCCGGTCGCTGCCAAGCTGGTCCCGTCGTGGGAAGCCGGCGACACCGGCATCACCGGCTCGTCCGACCTGCAGGACGTGGCCGCCGTGATGGAATTCACCAAGAAGCTGCTGCCGGAAGCCAAGCGCTTCGGCGTGCCTTACAACCCCGGCGAAGCCAATGACGTCGCCGTGCTCGAGAAGATCAAGGAAGCCGCTCCGAAGGCTGGCTTCGAAGTGGTTGCCGTCGGCGTCGACAACGTCAACGACATCCAACAGCGCATCGCCTCGCTCAAGGGCAAGGCAGATGTGATCTACACGCCGGCTTCGAACCTGCTGCAGCCCGCGATTGCCGCGGTTTCTGCAGCTGCCCGCCAGGCCGGCATCCCGATCGTCAACTCCGACGACGGCGCCGTGCGCAAGGGCGTGGTTCCGGCCAGCTTCGCGGTCAATTACGACCAGGTCGGTCTCGCTGCCGGCAAGATCGCAGCCGAGATCCTGAAGGGCAAGGACCCGAAGGAAATCGCGCCGTTCCGTCCGGCCTATGCCGACCACAGCCCGCTGATCTCGAAGAAGGTCGCGGCTGACTTCGGCCTGAAGATCCCGGCAGCGCTCGACGACTGCAAGTGCTTCGCCGACTGA
- a CDS encoding ABC transporter ATP-binding protein, with the protein MLEIKSARKVFFKGQADEKIALDGLNLSLKTGDFGVVIGSNGAGKSSMLNAISGALILDTGKVQINETDVTGMPVYKRAAKLARVFQDPMKGTAASMTVAENMLLADLRSQKRRLRQGLNATRLAAYKERLALLGLGLENRLDTRVELLSGGQRQSLSLIMAVGGEPELLLLDEHTAALDPRTADIVMKATVKAVEALKLTTLMVTHNMQHAVDYGNRIIMLDAGKVRLEIGGEEKKQTSVADLIGHFAVKSDRMLLAS; encoded by the coding sequence ATGCTGGAAATAAAATCGGCGCGCAAGGTATTCTTCAAAGGACAGGCCGACGAGAAGATCGCGCTCGACGGTTTGAACCTGTCGCTCAAGACGGGCGATTTCGGCGTGGTCATCGGCTCCAACGGCGCCGGCAAGAGCAGCATGCTCAATGCCATCTCCGGCGCGTTGATCCTCGACACCGGCAAGGTCCAGATCAACGAGACCGACGTGACCGGGATGCCGGTCTACAAGCGCGCCGCCAAGCTTGCCCGCGTTTTCCAGGATCCGATGAAAGGCACTGCCGCTTCGATGACGGTGGCCGAGAACATGCTGCTTGCCGACCTGCGCAGCCAGAAGCGCCGGCTGCGCCAGGGTCTCAACGCGACGCGGCTTGCTGCCTACAAGGAACGGCTGGCACTGCTCGGCCTCGGTCTCGAGAACCGTCTGGATACCCGTGTCGAACTGCTTTCGGGCGGCCAGCGACAGTCGCTCTCGCTGATCATGGCGGTGGGCGGCGAGCCGGAACTGCTTCTGCTCGACGAACACACCGCGGCGCTCGATCCGCGCACGGCCGACATTGTCATGAAAGCGACGGTAAAGGCAGTCGAGGCGCTGAAGCTCACCACGCTGATGGTGACGCACAACATGCAGCATGCCGTCGACTACGGAAATCGCATCATCATGCTCGACGCCGGCAAGGTACGCCTTGAAATCGGCGGCGAGGAAAAGAAACAGACCTCCGTTGCGGACCTGATCGGCCATTTCGCCGTCAAGAGCGACCGCATGCTGCTCGCGAGCTGA
- a CDS encoding ABC transporter permease encodes MAMIQDIFSSFVALVPVTLAQSLILSFVVLGIMIPFRMLSFPDLTSEGAFPLGGCVAGVLLAAGQSPLTAIAAALIAGFAAGCCTAYIHLRFRIHTLLAGILMMTMLYSINLRIMGRSNLSVFGMESLFNWSPFGQPGFPSTKIVIAGAIGLLVLVLLYLYFKTERGTGVRAVGSNPDMAEAQGINVWTATIGGVGLASAFSALSGSLMVQSQGFADVNMGLGILINGLAALMIGEAITGKQTVLRQLAAPFVGAVVYYQLVSLCLAAGMPPPDLKLATGLFVLLMLALPSLKRGRAPGAAREVMRE; translated from the coding sequence ATGGCCATGATTCAGGACATTTTCTCGAGTTTTGTCGCGCTCGTTCCCGTCACCCTGGCGCAGAGCCTCATCCTCTCCTTCGTGGTGCTCGGCATCATGATCCCGTTCCGGATGCTGTCCTTCCCGGACCTGACCAGCGAAGGCGCCTTCCCGCTCGGCGGCTGTGTCGCCGGCGTGCTGCTGGCCGCCGGCCAGTCACCGCTGACGGCGATCGCCGCCGCGCTCATTGCCGGTTTCGCTGCCGGCTGCTGCACCGCCTACATTCATCTGCGCTTCCGCATCCATACGCTGCTGGCCGGCATCCTGATGATGACAATGCTCTATTCGATCAATCTGCGCATCATGGGACGTTCCAACCTGTCTGTGTTCGGCATGGAATCGCTGTTCAACTGGTCGCCTTTCGGGCAGCCCGGCTTCCCGAGCACCAAGATCGTCATAGCCGGCGCCATCGGCCTGCTCGTGCTGGTGCTGCTCTATCTCTACTTCAAGACCGAGCGCGGCACAGGCGTGCGCGCCGTCGGCTCCAATCCCGACATGGCCGAAGCACAAGGCATCAATGTATGGACGGCGACCATCGGCGGCGTCGGCCTGGCCAGCGCGTTCTCGGCGCTCAGCGGTTCGCTGATGGTGCAGTCGCAGGGCTTCGCCGACGTCAATATGGGTCTCGGCATCCTCATCAACGGCCTCGCCGCGCTGATGATCGGTGAAGCGATCACCGGCAAGCAGACGGTGCTGCGCCAGCTGGCGGCGCCTTTCGTCGGCGCCGTCGTCTATTACCAGCTCGTCTCGCTGTGTCTGGCCGCCGGCATGCCGCCGCCCGACCTGAAGCTGGCCACCGGCCTGTTCGTCCTGCTGATGCTGGCGCTGCCCAGCCTGAAGCGCGGCCGGGCACCCGGCGCCGCCCGCGAAGTGATGCGGGAGTGA
- a CDS encoding MarR family transcriptional regulator gives MTEADIEGWLDSETKAVEAPADHGDETRLWLRLLTCTTLIEAEIRRQLREEFDFTLPRFDLLAQLERAEDGMVLGEVSRRMMVSAGNLTALVERLVESGHISRTTSPTDRRVQIVALTAFGRKEFRKMADRHGDWIGALFQGLSTRDREVLMKELGKLKGSIRGALADNA, from the coding sequence ATGACGGAAGCTGATATCGAAGGGTGGCTGGACAGCGAGACCAAGGCGGTCGAAGCGCCGGCCGATCATGGTGACGAGACGCGGTTGTGGCTGCGGCTGCTCACCTGCACCACACTGATCGAGGCGGAGATCCGCCGTCAGCTGCGCGAGGAATTCGACTTCACCCTGCCGCGCTTCGATCTGCTGGCACAGCTCGAACGGGCGGAAGACGGCATGGTGCTTGGCGAGGTTTCGCGCCGCATGATGGTGTCGGCCGGCAACCTGACCGCACTGGTGGAGCGCCTGGTCGAAAGCGGCCATATCAGCCGCACCACGTCACCAACCGATCGCCGCGTGCAGATCGTGGCGCTCACTGCCTTCGGGCGCAAGGAATTCCGCAAGATGGCCGACCGCCATGGCGATTGGATCGGTGCGCTGTTCCAGGGGCTTTCGACGCGCGACCGCGAGGTGCTGATGAAGGAACTCGGCAAGCTGAAGGGCTCGATCCGCGGCGCGCTTGCCGACAACGCCTGA
- a CDS encoding indolepyruvate oxidoreductase subunit beta family protein: MKFGLPEGPDTTGRIIKICILAVGGQGGGVLSGWVTDVAQRAGWHVQSTSVAGVAQRTGATIYYVEMLPRDPERPNDRPVLSLSPSPGDVDILVAAELAEAGRAVLRGFVTPDRTTLIASSHRMLAVSEKIVPGDGRADSDTVSRRAGEAARRLIHFDMEAMAKKAGSVVSASLFGALAGSGELPFTREQFEATIKAGGKGAEASLAAFALAYDRAAGGEAPAVVSETKAKPPEGVVLPKSLQRGWEALSARANALPQPVREMAEPGLRKVVDFLDLAYGEDYLSELERLVAADSEAEAYAFSREAAKYVANAMVYDDIIRVADLKTRPGRSQRVRDEVHLGKSQTLATTEYFHPRMEEMVGLMPAGLGAALEARPKMMKTFNRFIDRGRRIRTDTIFGFGMLWTIGGLRRWRRGLLRHKVEAAHMREWLQLAEAERGRDYALGVEVLKCRRLIKGYSDTHARGHSKFDKVLACLPMLRGRADAADWVRRLREAALADADGVALDGAIKTVRSFADDPGTLAG; encoded by the coding sequence ATGAAGTTCGGGTTGCCGGAAGGGCCGGATACGACCGGCCGCATCATCAAGATCTGTATCCTGGCCGTGGGCGGGCAGGGCGGCGGCGTGCTGAGCGGCTGGGTAACCGATGTCGCTCAGCGCGCCGGCTGGCATGTCCAGTCGACGTCGGTGGCCGGCGTCGCCCAGCGCACCGGCGCCACCATCTATTATGTCGAGATGCTGCCGCGCGATCCGGAACGGCCGAATGACCGTCCGGTGCTCTCGCTCAGCCCGTCGCCTGGTGACGTCGACATCCTGGTTGCTGCGGAATTGGCCGAAGCCGGCCGCGCTGTGCTGCGCGGTTTCGTGACGCCCGATCGCACCACGCTGATCGCTTCCAGCCATCGCATGCTGGCGGTGTCGGAAAAGATCGTGCCGGGCGACGGCCGCGCCGATTCCGACACGGTGTCGCGCCGTGCCGGTGAGGCGGCGAGGCGGCTGATCCATTTCGACATGGAGGCGATGGCCAAGAAGGCCGGCAGCGTGGTCTCCGCGAGCCTGTTCGGTGCGCTGGCCGGCTCGGGCGAATTGCCTTTCACGCGTGAACAGTTCGAAGCCACCATCAAGGCCGGCGGCAAGGGTGCCGAGGCCAGTCTAGCCGCTTTTGCGCTGGCTTACGATCGCGCCGCCGGTGGCGAGGCGCCTGCTGTTGTTTCCGAAACGAAAGCAAAGCCGCCCGAAGGCGTGGTTTTGCCGAAGTCGCTGCAGCGTGGATGGGAGGCGCTGTCTGCCCGTGCCAATGCCCTGCCGCAGCCGGTGCGCGAGATGGCCGAGCCTGGCCTGCGCAAGGTGGTCGACTTCCTCGATCTCGCCTATGGCGAGGACTATCTGTCGGAACTGGAACGTCTTGTGGCGGCAGACAGCGAGGCCGAGGCTTATGCCTTCTCACGCGAAGCGGCGAAATATGTCGCCAACGCCATGGTCTATGACGACATCATCCGTGTCGCCGACCTGAAGACCCGGCCAGGACGTTCGCAACGCGTGCGCGACGAAGTGCACCTCGGCAAAAGCCAGACACTTGCAACGACCGAATATTTCCACCCGCGCATGGAAGAAATGGTTGGCCTGATGCCGGCCGGCCTCGGCGCTGCGCTGGAGGCCCGGCCGAAGATGATGAAGACGTTCAACCGCTTCATCGACCGAGGCCGTCGCATCCGCACCGATACGATCTTCGGCTTCGGCATGTTGTGGACGATCGGTGGCCTGCGCCGCTGGCGTAGGGGCCTGTTGCGCCACAAGGTCGAGGCGGCGCATATGCGCGAATGGCTGCAGCTTGCGGAAGCCGAACGCGGCCGGGATTACGCGCTTGGCGTCGAGGTGCTGAAATGCCGGCGCCTGATCAAGGGTTATTCCGACACCCATGCGCGCGGCCATTCCAAATTCGACAAGGTGCTGGCCTGCCTGCCCATGCTGCGCGGCCGCGCCGACGCGGCGGACTGGGTGAGGCGTCTGCGCGAAGCAGCTCTTGCCGATGCCGATGGTGTGGCCCTCGACGGCGCCATCAAGACGGTACGTTCCTTCGCGGACGATCCCGGCACGCTGGCTGGCTGA
- a CDS encoding indolepyruvate ferredoxin oxidoreductase subunit alpha — protein MAERSFAKEVKKLKLGAGEEFTGEGILAITKALLQCGVGYVGGYQGAPISHLMDVLADSQEILAELGVHFEASASEATATAMLAASVHYPIRGAATFKSTVGTNVASDALANLASGGVTGGALIIVGEDYGEGSSIMQERSHAFAMKSQVWLLDPRPNLPSIVAAVEHGFELSEASNTPVMLQVRIRCCHVHGSFTAKDNVRPAMTVADALENPRRDTQRIVLPPASFLHEKEKISKRLPAAIDYIKRHQLNETFGGSGKVGIVMQGGMYNGVIRALQRLGLADVYGETEVPLHVLNVTYPLVEDDLVAFCADKDAVLIVEEGQPDYIEQALGSMLYKAGASVKLEGKGVLPMAGEYSGDVMLSGIGAFMRKHGSDLLAPEIRAPNVPAPPIFDDLAKTVPMRPPGFCIGCPERPIFAATKLAEQELGKHHIASDIGCHLFSIMPPFELGATTMGYGLGPASASAFNSPEAKRRSISFVGDGGFWHNGLTSSIGNAVFNKNDGVIVVVDNYYSAATGGQDILSSRASNRTKSTKHPITDAIKGMGVKWVRHIERTYDVGTMRDVLKEALTTEEKGPKVIVASSECMLNRQRREAPLKKKAIAEGKRMVKTKFGVDEDVCTGDHACMRLSGCPSLTVKHLDDPLRDDPVAAIDENCVGCGNCGEVADAAVLCPSFYQADVISNPTGWDRFWFGLRQRVIAALQGWRERGRPVFGDVTA, from the coding sequence ATGGCTGAACGGTCATTCGCCAAGGAGGTGAAGAAGCTGAAGCTCGGAGCCGGTGAGGAATTCACCGGCGAGGGGATTCTGGCCATCACCAAGGCACTGCTGCAATGCGGTGTCGGTTATGTCGGCGGCTACCAGGGGGCGCCGATCAGCCACCTTATGGATGTGCTGGCGGACTCCCAGGAGATACTGGCCGAGCTTGGCGTGCATTTCGAGGCGAGCGCTTCCGAAGCCACCGCCACCGCGATGCTGGCGGCTTCCGTGCACTATCCGATCCGTGGCGCTGCCACCTTCAAGTCCACGGTCGGCACCAACGTCGCCTCCGATGCATTGGCCAACCTCGCCTCCGGTGGCGTCACCGGCGGTGCGTTGATCATCGTCGGCGAGGACTATGGCGAAGGCTCCTCCATCATGCAGGAGCGCAGCCATGCCTTTGCCATGAAGAGCCAGGTCTGGCTGCTCGACCCCCGCCCGAACCTGCCGTCGATCGTGGCCGCGGTCGAGCACGGTTTCGAACTGTCGGAAGCCTCCAACACGCCAGTCATGCTGCAGGTGCGCATCCGCTGCTGCCACGTGCATGGTTCCTTCACCGCCAAGGACAATGTCCGGCCGGCCATGACCGTTGCCGACGCACTGGAAAATCCGCGCCGCGACACCCAGCGCATCGTGCTGCCGCCCGCCTCGTTCCTTCACGAGAAGGAAAAGATCTCCAAGCGCCTGCCGGCTGCCATCGACTACATCAAGCGCCACCAGCTCAACGAGACCTTCGGCGGCTCCGGCAAGGTCGGTATCGTCATGCAGGGGGGCATGTACAACGGCGTCATTCGTGCGCTGCAGCGGCTTGGACTTGCCGATGTCTATGGTGAGACCGAGGTGCCGCTACACGTGCTCAATGTCACCTATCCGCTGGTCGAGGACGACCTCGTCGCTTTCTGTGCCGACAAGGATGCGGTGCTGATCGTCGAAGAAGGGCAGCCCGACTACATCGAGCAGGCGCTCGGGTCGATGCTCTACAAGGCCGGCGCTTCGGTAAAGCTGGAAGGCAAGGGCGTGCTGCCGATGGCCGGCGAATATTCCGGCGACGTCATGCTGTCCGGCATCGGTGCATTCATGCGCAAGCATGGCAGCGACCTGCTGGCCCCGGAAATCCGCGCGCCCAACGTGCCGGCGCCGCCGATCTTCGATGATCTCGCCAAGACGGTGCCGATGCGCCCGCCGGGCTTCTGCATCGGCTGCCCGGAACGGCCGATCTTCGCGGCCACCAAACTGGCCGAGCAGGAACTGGGCAAGCACCACATCGCATCCGACATCGGCTGCCATCTGTTCTCGATCATGCCGCCCTTCGAACTGGGCGCCACGACGATGGGCTATGGCCTCGGCCCGGCTTCGGCTTCCGCCTTCAATTCGCCGGAAGCCAAGCGGCGCTCCATCTCCTTCGTCGGCGATGGCGGCTTCTGGCACAATGGCCTGACGTCTTCGATCGGCAACGCGGTCTTCAACAAGAACGACGGCGTCATCGTAGTCGTGGACAACTACTATTCGGCGGCGACCGGCGGCCAGGATATCCTGTCTTCGCGTGCCTCCAACCGCACCAAGTCGACCAAGCATCCGATCACCGATGCCATCAAGGGCATGGGCGTGAAGTGGGTGCGCCATATCGAGCGCACCTATGATGTCGGCACCATGCGCGATGTGCTGAAGGAGGCGCTGACGACGGAGGAGAAGGGACCCAAGGTCATCGTCGCCTCGTCCGAATGCATGCTCAACCGCCAGCGCCGCGAAGCGCCGCTGAAGAAAAAGGCGATTGCCGAGGGCAAGCGCATGGTGAAGACCAAGTTCGGCGTCGACGAGGATGTCTGCACCGGCGATCACGCCTGCATGCGCCTCTCGGGCTGTCCGTCGCTGACGGTCAAGCATCTCGACGATCCGCTGCGCGACGATCCGGTGGCGGCGATCGATGAGAACTGCGTCGGCTGCGGCAACTGCGGCGAGGTCGCCGATGCCGCCGTGCTGTGCCCGTCCTTCTACCAGGCCGATGTGATTTCCAACCCGACCGGCTGGGATCGTTTCTGGTTCGGCCTGCGCCAGCGTGTCATCGCCGCGCTGCAGGGCTGGCGCGAGCGCGGCAGGCCGGTGTTTGGAGACGTCACGGCATGA
- a CDS encoding VOC family protein, with translation MLWPAHAMAEPMPGVRGINHIGLTVPDIKAAEAFFVDVMGCQKATSFGPFRDDKGDFMKDLVDVDPRAVINEITLLRCQSGSNIELFDYSAPDKKDVRPRNSDNGGHHIAFYVDDIDAAAKYLTAKGIRTLKGPMPINEGPVAGQSILYFFTPWGLQLEAISFPKGMAYEKNGGTVLWSNTDPSK, from the coding sequence ATGCTCTGGCCGGCACATGCCATGGCCGAGCCGATGCCCGGGGTTCGCGGCATCAACCACATCGGCCTCACCGTGCCGGACATCAAGGCGGCCGAAGCGTTCTTCGTCGACGTGATGGGGTGCCAGAAGGCGACGAGCTTCGGCCCGTTCCGCGACGACAAGGGCGACTTTATGAAAGACCTCGTCGACGTTGATCCACGTGCGGTGATCAACGAGATCACCCTGCTGCGCTGTCAGTCCGGTTCGAACATCGAACTGTTCGACTACAGCGCGCCCGACAAGAAGGACGTGCGGCCGCGCAATTCCGACAATGGCGGACACCACATCGCCTTCTATGTCGACGACATCGATGCGGCGGCGAAATACCTGACCGCCAAGGGCATCCGCACCCTCAAGGGGCCGATGCCGATCAACGAAGGTCCCGTTGCCGGCCAGTCCATTCTCTACTTCTTCACGCCGTGGGGCCTGCAGCTCGAGGCCATCTCGTTCCCGAAGGGCATGGCCTACGAGAAGAACGGCGGCACGGTGTTGTGGTCGAACACGGACCCATCGAAATAA